CAGATCTATTTATTGGGCACTGATGTTTTAGGTTGGGATTGGGTTAGAATAAACGGATTCTAAATCTGGGGTTACTCATGATAATCCATGGGAGCTATTGTTAGTGAATGACAATAGTAGCTCCTTATCTTTCTACTCTGAACACCAATCGGTGGACTCTTTACTTTCATAGAACAACAAATAACATTTGGTACGTTCAAAACAACTATTATCAATGTTGTTGGGAAACTGGTCGGTCGGGGGAAAACCTGATCCAACATTCAGAATTTATAAAGACTCTCCTCCAAAAAGAGTCTTTATAAATTAGACTCATATCATACTCCATCGAGTATTTACAGTATGGTTTCAGTCAGCTAGTTCTTCAGCCATCCCAAAACACAGGTGAGCATTAGAGGGAGACTAGTGAAGGAATGAAGTGTTGGAACAAAGCTATTCAATCAACCCACTCAAGACGTTCTTCTTCTGTAGCATCCTGATGAGTGAAGAGACAAATGGGGGGGGCACCCTTTTTCtcccatacacacagacacactccctgAAGCTACGTTTGCACATAATTACAACAGCTAGCTCGGAATAGACCACAGCTGCAATTACAGTGGCAAAAATAAGACCCGGGACGAACGGCACCGCAAACATTTAGCGCTTTTAGACTGAACACACCTTTCACCTTCTCTGTAACCAGATCACACACACGTAGCTacgtaggctacacacacacacacacgtagctacgtaggctacacacacacacacgtagctacgtaggctacacacacacgtagctacgtaggctacacacacacacacgtagctaCGTAGGCTACACACGTAGCTacgtaggctacacacacacgtaGCTACGTAGGCTACACACACAGCTACGTAGGCTACACACACGTAGCTTCGTAGGCTACACACACGTAGCTTCgtaggctacacacacagagatgtgtacacacagagatgtgtacacACACGTAGCTACgtaggctacacacacagagtgagatgtgcacacacacgtagctatgtaggctacacacacacagatgtgcacACGTAGCTacgtaggctacacacacacagatgtgcacACGTAGCTacgtaggctacacacacacagagatgtgcacacacacattccaccCGCTTTCCTCCCACACCTCCCCATAGAGTTCCTGGTCCAGGACCGGCTCCTAGTTGTGCTTGGCCCGCCCCCCCTCCAGGACCGGCTCCTAGTTGTGTTTGGCCCGCCCCCTTCAGGTAGCTCTTCCAGCGCTTCACCACATCCCGGAAGATGGGCGCGTTATCGATGGACGCCAGCAGCTGCAGCTGGTTGATGTGCGTGGTGTGGTAGTCCCAGCGTGCCAGGTTGGGGGCTGTGCCCAGCATGTAGTGCCGCAGGTCGTAGATGCTGCCCGAGCCCGTGTCATACAGTGGCAGCATGGCCTTGAGGGACTCCATGCCCCTGGAGAACAACAGGCCAGACTCCCGGCCTAGTTTCTCGCCCGCCGTCTCGGCCAGATCGTGGAGACCGAGCAGCGAGTATATGAAGCCGTTGAGCACGAAGGAGCCTGGTGTAGTGGGGTACTCGTACCAGTCGTACTTGTTCATGAAGACAGCCTTGACGCCGTGCTGTTCAGAGTGCAGCTTGTAGGGGCCGGTGGCACGCAGCGCAGCGTTCAGGACGTCTGGTCCTTGGTGAGCAGGTAGGCGCGGACCAGAGTCGACATGGCCTGGCCCTGCGCCATGGCGGAGTACCAGCCAGGCTCCAGCGGGCGGAAGCCCTCGCCCAGCTTGCGTGTGACCATGATGGGCCATCCGCCACGCTCGTCCTGGTTGCGCAGCAGCCAGTCACTGGCGGCGAAGAAAGCAGCCGTGTGCGCCGTGGTGGAGATGGTGACGTTGTCGATGGCACCGCGCCCACGGACTATCAGTCGCACAACCCGCCGCGGCATCACCTGGAAACAGGGGGAGGGTTGGTTTCACTGAAGCCATGTTTAACATGATAGGAACATTAACTCTTCCTACCAAGATTCACACAACTTCTACATTTCTGGTACTTTAGAATCTTATGGGTTATATGCTGATTTGGTAACTAACATTTAAAaatgttcctggagatctaccctcctgtaggttttatctccaaccctgttcctggagatctaccctcctgtaggttttaactccaaccctgttcctggagatctaccctgctgtaggttaactccaaccctgttcctggagatctaccctgctgtaggttttaactccaaccctgttcctggagacctaccctgctgtaggttttaactccaaccctgttcctggagacctACCCTGCTGTAGGTTaaatccaaccctgttcctggagatctaccctgctgtaggttaactccaaccctgttcctggagatctaccctgctgtaggttaactccaaccctgttcctggagatctaccctcctgtaggttttaactccaaccctgttcctggagatctaccctcctgtaggttaactccaaccctgttcctggagatctaccctgctgtaggttttaactccaaccctgttcctggagagttaccctgctgtaggttttaactccaaccctcttcctggagatctaccctgctgtaggttttaactccaaccctgttcctggagacctACCCTGCTGTAGGTTaaatccaaccctgttcctggagatctaccctgctgtaggttaactccaaccctgttcccttagagttaccctcctgtaggttaactccaaccctgttcctggagagttaccctcctgtaggttaactccaaccctgttcctggagatctaccctgctgtaggttaactccaaccctgttcctggagatccaccctcctgtaggttaactccaaccctgttcctggagatctacactcctgtaggttaactccaaccctgttcctggagatctaccctcctgtaggttaactccaaccctgttcctggagatctaccctcctgtaggttaacgccaaccctgttcctggagatctaccctcctgtaggttttaactccaaccctgttcctggagatctaccctcctgtaggttttaactccaaccctgttcctggagatctaccctcctgtaggttttaactccaaccctgttcctggagatctaccctcctgtaggttttaactccaaccctgttcctggagatctaccctcctgtaggttttaactccaaccctgttcctggagatctaccctcctgtaggttttaactccaaccctgttcctggagatctaccctgctgtaggttaactccaaccctgttcctggagatctatcctgctgtaggttttaactccaaccctgttcctggagatctaccctgctgtaggttttaactccaaccctgttcccttagagttaccctcctgtaggttaactccaaccctgttcctggagagttaccctcctgtaggttaactccaaccctgttcctggagagttaccctcctgtaggttaactccaaccctgttcctggagatctaccctcctgtaggttaacgccaaccctgttcctggagatctaccctcctgtaggttttaactccaaccctgttcctggaaatctaccctcctgtaggttaacgccaaccctgttcctggagatctaccctcctgtaggttttaactccaaccctgttcctggagagttaccctcctgtaggttttaactccaaccctgttcctggagatctaccctcctgtaggttaactccaaccctgttcctggagatctaccctcctgtaggttaactccaaccctgttcctggagatctaccctcctgtaggttttaactccaaccctgttcctggagagttaccctgctgtaggttttaactccaaccctgttcctgttcccttagagttaccctcctgtaggttaactccaaccctgttcctggagagttaccctcctgtaggttaactccaaccctgttcctggagatctaccctcctgtaggttttaacgccaaccctgttcctggagatctaccctcctgtaggttttaactccaaccctgttcctgtacccTCCTAGGTTAacgccaaccctgttcctggagatctaccctcctgtaggttttaactccaaccctgttcctggagagttaccctcctgtaggttaactccaaccctgttcctggagatctaccctcctgtaggttaacgccaaccctgttcctggagatctaccctcctgtaggttttaactccaaccctgttcctggaaatctaccctcctgtaggttttaacgccaaccctgttcctggagatctaccctcctgtaggttttaactccaaccctgttcctggagagttaccctgctgtaggttttaactccaaccctgttcctggagatctaccctcctgtaggttaactccaaccctgttcctggagatctacctcctgtaggttttaacgccaaccctgttcctggagatctaccctcctgtaggttttaactccaaccctgttcctggagagttaccctgctgtaggttttaactccaaccctgttcctggagatctaccctcctgtaggttaactccaaccctgttcctggagatctaccctcctgtaggttaacgccaaccctgttcctggagagttaccctgctgtaggttttaactccaaccctgttcctatagagccaccctcctgtaggtttttcacgacaaccctgttcctggagaaccacCCTCCTGTAGGATTTTTCACTACACCCCTAATCTACTGCAGccgattctaataattagctggttgacaAACTGAATCAACTGGGgattggagagccctgctctaaCACAATTAAAACTGAAGGTGCTAACCTTGGTGGCCTTGACGGCCTTGGTGTTGGACAGGCCCACGCCCTTCCTCAGGTCTGTCAGCAGGTCCCGGGTGACCGTGGACCAGGCGGCACGGGGCCCGATGCCGTAGGTGATGTCGCGGCCGCTGAAGGCGATGAGCTGAGCGGAGGTGACATAGTGGATGATGAAGGGCGCGCCCTTCTCCGTGGTCTCCAGCACCACAGACACGCTTCCGTTGGAGGTGAACTTGAGGTCGAAGGAGATGATAAAGTCCTTGGAGTTGCCCAGGGGGAGGGAGACACCTTCAGAGTTCTCTGTAGTGACAGGAGGGAGAAACAACATGGTGGGTTTAATGGTTTCACAGTTCTTCACAGTGCTGGTAGTCACTAGGGTCCATCGTTCTCTGAACTAATGAGAATGTGTGTATTTGGGTTTGTTCTCAAGGTTAAGAACAGGGTGAGGGAGATTGTTACGTTGGATTTATTTTGTAACAAAGCGCTGCATTTAGAAAAAGGCCCATCACACCCAAGACAGTTTGTCTTAAACATGCGGCATCATAAAGAGCTAGCGTGTCATTCTAAGGACAGCTTTCTGTAGGCTTGCATTGTAATAGAACGTTGAgaagcccccccccctccaacaGATGTATGGGTTCTGAGAGAAAGTCGTCCCCCCCCTCCAACAGATGTATGGGTTCTGAGAGAAAGTCCCCCCTATGGGATCCTGGTTAGTATGTATGTGAGAAAGTGACTTGGGGggaagagagtgagggggaagagaaggaagagaacaggagaagagagatagtagggagagaaagagagacatagtggGGAGAGAATGAAAATAGACCAAGGTGCTGCTTGGCCCATATCCTAATTACACCCCTAAaagaaatatgtaaaaaaaaaaaaaaaaaaatctaaattcagTAATTGGTTCTGTTTTTCACTTAATTGTTTTTCAGGTTTTTCGCTCTCAAAAATCACACTTATTAAAACAATCTA
Above is a window of Oncorhynchus tshawytscha isolate Ot180627B unplaced genomic scaffold, Otsh_v2.0 Un_contig_13882_pilon_pilon, whole genome shotgun sequence DNA encoding:
- the LOC112264250 gene encoding LOW QUALITY PROTEIN: D-glucuronyl C5-epimerase B-like (The sequence of the model RefSeq protein was modified relative to this genomic sequence to represent the inferred CDS: inserted 3 bases in 2 codons), which codes for MRCLAARVNYKTLIVICALFTLLTMLLWNRCSSDTALRFLPRAPPPPPSAKVGDASISSQQQPPEPPPIVGGAAGIKYEEMDCLINDDVTIKGRRDGAEVYFPFSWLEKYFEVYGKVVQYDGYERFEFQHSYSKVYAQREPYHPDGVFMSFEAYNVEVRDRVKCISGVEGVPLSTQWGPQGYFYAIQIAQYGLSHYSKNLTERPPHVELYDAAEEKDNRAASPSGPWTVPKGCSLTRLHDKGRATAVRQFSAPENSEGVSLPLGNSKDFIISFDLKFTSNGSVSVVLETTEKGAPFIIHYVTSAQLIAFSGRDITYGIGPRAAWSTVTRDLLTDLRKGVGLSNTKAVKATKVMPRRVVRLIVRGRGAIDNVTISTTAHTAAFFAASDWLLRNQDERGGWPIMVTRKLGEGFRPLEPGWYSAMAQGQAMSTLVRAYLLTKDQXVLNAALRATGPYKLHSEQHGVKAVFMNKYDWYEYPTTPGSFVLNGFIYSLLGLHDLAETAGEKLGRESGLLFSRGMESLKAMLPLYDTGSGSIYDLRHYMLGTAPNLARWDYHTTHINQLQLLASIDNAPIFRDVVKRWKSYLKGXRAKHN